One Sanguibacter keddieii DSM 10542 genomic window carries:
- the pulA gene encoding pullulanase-type alpha-1,6-glucosidase, producing the protein MLGASLAGVAGTVTAAPSAAEPAAPRLVGSLQTELGCAEDWAPACDAGALSPTATDGLFSTTVTLPGGDYELKVLAGTTWDDPSWGRAGATGADAANIRLHTAGEAELEVFFDTETGRTSFVPTADVPEPTEADAPAPVRQPGGDEQFYFVLTDRFANGDTANDTGYVTVDGVPATDRLEHGFDPTDKGFYHGGDIAGLRQNLDYIEGLGTTAIWLTPSFENRPVQGTGADASAGYHGYWITDFLSIDPHLGTNEELDGLIAEAHARDIKVYFDIITNHTADIIDYEEGEYTYRPTTTEPYTPFVPIGLEDVKNPAWLNDPAFYNNRGNSTWAGESVILGDFDGLDDLDTSQQAVVDGFVDIYQHWADAGIDGFRIDTVKHVDFSFWEQWTTAIKEATDNPEFFMFGEVYDADPTKLSPYVRDTDMDSVLDFTYQSAAAAFADGSGPRVLQRLFDGDAYYTTPTKNAHALPTFLGNHDMGRLGYVVKGREDALQRSELAHSLMYLTRGQPVVYYGDEQGFVGSVGDGKDKNSRQSLFDSQVAEFRDQALLDGSSGAGDHYGTDGALYTHIAGLAALRSAHPALSDGAQVEQHVAAGAGVYAFSRVDTAADAPAEYLVAVNNATTESTVELTALTPDATFAPLYGTDATATSGADGTVAVTVPALGAVVLQAQSPLTADADPVAPTFSTPVLGQGLEGLQEIAVDLGTERYAETTISSRVVGASEWELLGTIDDGAPRLFQDVADVPPGTVMEYRAVVRDADDRLTQTVVSASVGDDHGTGAPLPTDGPPPLRDVTVSVAGTMNPAMGCSAAWMPACDDAVLSERAGSVFSGTWTLPAGDYEYKVAIDQAWTESYGRDGENVTFTLPAEQEVTFVYDDLTHRVAHFFEGSPDGRLAVAAGSFQTHLGCAGDWDPTCLGSWMAPDGDDTYTLTTNRIPAGLYETKTAFGRGWDGALPAQNLGFEVPVDWATMVFTLDATTGEMTVAADQSVPGDGDRAFWLDARTLALPAAAVPDGGDPAARTWTLHGAPTGGITVADGVVTTPGGSDLPLTLLPDGVPEDLQARHPLVDGYLAVSLDEAVTDEQVAELLTGELRLTQSGPTGLEYSTGVQVAGVVDDLFTVASDVTLGATWDGDVPTLALWAPTARSVTTRVWLDGDGVAAGNPTDVPAERQADGTWVTQGAAGWKDAAYVYDVEVYVHSTGAVEHNVVTDPASVALTLNSEQSVLVDLSDPAYMPSVWADTPAPVVERDVDRSIYELHVRDFSISDESVPEAERGTYMAFTRESDGMKHLRTLAAAGLNTVHLLPTFDIATIEEDRALQDTTDDLSGFAPDSTEQQAAVAAVADTDAFNWGYDPLHFTAPEGSYATEGNQDGGARVAEFRSMVGGLHASDLQVVLDQVFNHTAASGQSANSVLDRVVPGYYQRLSATGEVETSTCCENVATENAMAERLMVDSVVTWARDYKVDGFRFDLMGHHSRDTMLAVRAGLDALTLEKDGVDGSAVYLYGEGWNFGEVADNALFEQATQGQLGGTGIGTFSDRLRDAVHGGSPVSGESIFQQGFGTGLGTDPNGRPTSTADPSVVNDGSAEEYASLAHSADLVRLGLAGNLRDLTFETSTGTVQRGDEIDYNGQPAGYADSPEEVVTYVDAHDNETLFDILTLKLPVETSMADRVRMNTLSLATATLSQTPSFWHAGTDLLRSKSLDRDSYNSGDHFNRVDWTGQESTFGSGLPPEEKNGDKWDYMRPLLADPALKPGPDDMAAAHAAATELLALRYSTPLFRLGEASLITEKVTFPGSGADATPGVIVMHVDDTVGEDVDPALDGMLVVFNASPDAVTETLDGLVGRDLALSTVQAEGADAVVRETAWDAASGQVTVPARTVAVLTEAQVGGPTEPTEPPTEEPTVPPTEEPTVSPTDEPTEQPTDGAGDAVVTLSAGTVRAGENLTVDASGFAPGETVQVWLNSEPQLLVARAAGDDGALSVQVTVPLSTAPGDHTVRAVGLASGIDGSAALTVLAADGSGADGDGASGPVGQLSLTGAAPLLAAALALLLLAAGVATVVARRRRDGVG; encoded by the coding sequence ATGCTGGGGGCCAGCCTCGCCGGGGTGGCCGGCACCGTGACGGCCGCGCCGTCCGCCGCCGAGCCCGCTGCTCCGCGCCTCGTCGGCTCGCTCCAGACCGAGCTCGGCTGCGCCGAGGACTGGGCGCCCGCCTGCGACGCCGGGGCGCTCTCGCCCACGGCCACCGACGGCCTCTTCTCGACCACCGTCACGCTCCCCGGCGGCGACTACGAGCTCAAGGTGCTCGCCGGGACCACCTGGGACGACCCGTCGTGGGGCCGCGCCGGGGCGACCGGTGCCGACGCCGCCAACATCCGCCTGCACACCGCCGGCGAGGCCGAGCTCGAGGTCTTCTTCGACACCGAGACCGGCCGCACGAGCTTCGTGCCCACGGCGGACGTCCCCGAGCCGACCGAGGCCGACGCGCCCGCGCCGGTGCGCCAGCCGGGCGGCGACGAGCAGTTCTACTTCGTCCTCACCGACCGGTTCGCCAACGGCGACACCGCCAACGACACGGGCTACGTGACGGTCGACGGCGTGCCGGCGACCGACCGGCTCGAGCACGGCTTCGACCCGACGGACAAGGGCTTCTACCACGGTGGCGACATCGCCGGGCTGCGCCAGAACCTCGACTACATCGAGGGGCTCGGCACCACCGCGATCTGGCTCACGCCGTCCTTCGAGAACCGCCCTGTCCAGGGCACCGGCGCCGACGCGTCGGCCGGCTACCACGGCTACTGGATCACCGACTTCCTGTCGATCGACCCGCACCTCGGGACCAACGAAGAGCTCGACGGCCTCATCGCGGAGGCGCACGCCCGCGACATCAAGGTCTACTTCGACATCATCACCAACCACACGGCCGACATCATCGACTACGAGGAGGGCGAGTACACCTACCGCCCGACCACGACGGAGCCGTACACGCCCTTCGTGCCGATCGGCCTCGAGGACGTCAAGAACCCCGCCTGGCTCAACGACCCGGCGTTCTACAACAACCGCGGGAACTCCACCTGGGCGGGGGAGTCGGTGATCCTCGGCGACTTCGACGGGCTTGACGACCTCGACACCTCGCAGCAGGCCGTGGTCGACGGCTTCGTCGACATCTACCAGCACTGGGCTGACGCCGGGATCGACGGCTTCCGGATCGACACCGTCAAGCACGTGGACTTCTCGTTCTGGGAGCAGTGGACCACCGCCATCAAGGAGGCCACGGACAACCCCGAGTTCTTCATGTTCGGCGAGGTCTACGACGCCGACCCGACCAAGCTGTCGCCGTACGTGCGCGACACCGACATGGACTCCGTCCTCGACTTCACCTACCAGTCGGCCGCGGCGGCCTTCGCCGACGGCAGCGGCCCTCGCGTCCTCCAGCGGCTCTTCGACGGCGACGCGTACTACACGACGCCGACCAAGAACGCGCACGCCCTGCCGACCTTCCTCGGCAACCACGACATGGGCCGCCTCGGCTACGTCGTCAAGGGGCGCGAGGACGCGCTCCAGCGCTCCGAGCTCGCGCACTCGCTCATGTACCTCACCCGCGGCCAGCCCGTCGTCTACTACGGCGACGAGCAGGGCTTCGTGGGGAGCGTCGGCGACGGCAAGGACAAGAACTCCCGGCAGTCGCTCTTCGACTCGCAGGTCGCCGAGTTCCGGGACCAGGCCCTGCTCGACGGGTCCTCCGGCGCCGGTGACCACTACGGCACCGACGGCGCGCTCTACACGCACATCGCGGGCCTCGCGGCGCTGCGCAGCGCGCACCCCGCGCTGTCCGACGGTGCGCAGGTCGAGCAGCACGTCGCCGCGGGAGCAGGCGTCTACGCCTTCTCCCGCGTCGACACCGCGGCCGACGCCCCGGCCGAGTACCTCGTGGCCGTCAACAACGCGACGACGGAGTCGACGGTCGAGCTGACCGCCCTCACCCCGGACGCGACCTTCGCGCCGCTCTACGGCACCGACGCCACCGCGACCTCCGGGGCCGACGGCACCGTCGCGGTGACCGTCCCGGCCCTCGGCGCCGTCGTCCTGCAGGCGCAGTCGCCGCTGACCGCCGACGCAGACCCCGTGGCACCGACCTTCAGCACCCCGGTGCTCGGCCAGGGCCTCGAGGGGCTCCAGGAGATCGCGGTCGACCTCGGCACCGAGCGCTACGCGGAGACGACCATCTCCTCCCGCGTGGTCGGGGCCTCGGAGTGGGAGCTGCTCGGCACGATCGACGACGGTGCCCCGCGCCTGTTCCAGGACGTCGCCGACGTCCCGCCCGGCACGGTGATGGAGTACCGCGCCGTCGTGCGCGACGCCGACGACCGTCTCACGCAGACCGTCGTGTCGGCGAGCGTCGGTGACGACCACGGCACCGGTGCACCGCTGCCCACCGACGGCCCGCCGCCGCTCCGCGACGTCACCGTCTCGGTGGCCGGGACCATGAACCCGGCGATGGGCTGCTCGGCCGCCTGGATGCCCGCCTGCGACGACGCGGTGCTCTCCGAGCGTGCCGGGTCGGTCTTCTCCGGGACCTGGACGCTCCCCGCCGGGGACTACGAGTACAAGGTCGCCATCGACCAGGCCTGGACCGAGAGCTACGGGCGGGACGGTGAGAACGTCACGTTCACCCTCCCGGCCGAGCAGGAGGTCACCTTCGTCTACGACGACCTCACCCACCGGGTGGCGCACTTCTTCGAGGGCAGCCCCGACGGGCGCCTCGCCGTCGCCGCCGGGAGCTTCCAGACGCACCTCGGCTGCGCGGGCGACTGGGACCCCACCTGCCTCGGCTCGTGGATGGCGCCGGACGGTGACGACACCTACACGCTGACCACCAACCGCATCCCGGCCGGGCTCTACGAGACCAAGACGGCCTTCGGTCGCGGCTGGGACGGTGCTCTGCCGGCGCAGAACCTCGGTTTCGAGGTTCCCGTCGACTGGGCCACGATGGTCTTCACGCTCGACGCGACGACGGGAGAGATGACGGTGGCTGCTGACCAGAGCGTCCCCGGGGACGGCGACCGCGCGTTCTGGCTCGACGCCAGGACCCTCGCGCTCCCGGCCGCGGCCGTGCCGGACGGTGGGGACCCCGCCGCCCGCACCTGGACGCTGCACGGCGCGCCGACCGGCGGGATCACCGTGGCCGACGGCGTCGTCACGACGCCGGGAGGCTCCGACCTCCCGCTCACGCTCCTCCCGGACGGTGTCCCCGAGGACCTCCAGGCCCGGCACCCGCTGGTGGACGGCTACCTGGCCGTCTCCCTCGACGAGGCCGTGACCGACGAGCAGGTCGCCGAGCTGCTCACCGGGGAGCTGCGTCTCACGCAGTCCGGACCCACGGGTCTCGAGTACTCGACCGGCGTGCAGGTCGCCGGGGTCGTCGACGACCTCTTCACCGTCGCCTCGGACGTCACGCTCGGGGCCACGTGGGACGGCGACGTGCCCACCCTCGCGCTGTGGGCCCCGACCGCGAGGTCGGTGACCACCCGCGTGTGGCTCGACGGCGACGGGGTCGCCGCGGGCAACCCGACCGACGTCCCGGCCGAGCGTCAGGCCGACGGCACCTGGGTCACCCAGGGTGCAGCCGGCTGGAAGGACGCGGCCTACGTCTACGACGTCGAGGTGTACGTGCACTCGACGGGCGCCGTCGAGCACAACGTCGTCACCGACCCCGCGTCGGTGGCGCTCACGCTCAACTCCGAGCAGTCCGTGCTGGTCGACCTCAGCGACCCGGCGTACATGCCGAGCGTGTGGGCCGACACCCCGGCGCCGGTCGTCGAGCGCGACGTCGACCGCAGCATCTACGAGCTGCACGTCCGTGACTTCTCGATCAGCGACGAGTCCGTCCCGGAGGCGGAGCGTGGCACCTACATGGCGTTCACGCGAGAGTCGGACGGCATGAAGCACCTGCGGACCCTCGCGGCCGCAGGCCTCAACACCGTGCACCTGCTGCCCACCTTCGACATCGCCACGATCGAGGAGGACCGCGCGCTGCAGGACACCACCGATGACCTCAGCGGGTTCGCGCCCGACTCGACCGAGCAGCAGGCCGCCGTGGCCGCCGTCGCAGACACAGACGCCTTCAACTGGGGCTACGACCCGCTGCACTTCACCGCCCCGGAGGGCTCCTACGCGACCGAGGGCAACCAGGACGGCGGCGCCCGCGTCGCCGAGTTCCGCTCGATGGTCGGCGGCCTGCACGCGAGCGACCTGCAGGTGGTCCTCGACCAGGTGTTCAACCACACCGCGGCCAGCGGGCAGTCGGCGAATTCCGTGCTCGACCGTGTGGTCCCCGGCTACTACCAGCGGCTCTCCGCGACAGGCGAGGTCGAGACCTCGACGTGCTGCGAGAACGTCGCCACGGAGAACGCCATGGCCGAGCGCCTCATGGTCGACTCGGTCGTCACCTGGGCCCGCGACTACAAGGTCGACGGCTTCCGCTTCGACCTCATGGGCCACCACTCCCGCGACACCATGCTGGCCGTGCGGGCCGGGCTCGACGCCCTGACGCTCGAGAAGGACGGTGTCGACGGGTCCGCGGTGTACCTCTACGGAGAGGGCTGGAACTTCGGGGAGGTCGCCGACAACGCGCTCTTCGAGCAGGCCACCCAGGGACAGCTCGGCGGCACCGGCATCGGGACCTTCTCCGACCGCCTGCGCGACGCCGTCCACGGCGGCAGCCCCGTCTCGGGGGAGAGCATCTTCCAGCAGGGCTTCGGCACCGGGCTCGGCACCGACCCGAACGGCCGACCGACCAGCACGGCCGACCCGTCGGTCGTCAACGACGGCTCGGCCGAGGAGTACGCGAGCCTCGCGCACAGCGCCGACCTCGTCCGCCTCGGCCTCGCCGGCAACCTGCGCGACCTCACCTTCGAGACGTCCACGGGCACCGTCCAGCGCGGTGACGAGATCGACTACAACGGCCAGCCGGCCGGGTACGCCGACTCGCCCGAGGAGGTCGTCACCTACGTCGACGCGCACGACAACGAGACGCTCTTCGACATCCTCACCCTCAAGCTGCCCGTCGAGACCTCGATGGCCGACCGGGTGCGGATGAACACGCTGTCCCTCGCGACGGCGACCCTCTCGCAGACACCGTCGTTCTGGCACGCCGGGACCGACCTGCTGCGCAGCAAGTCGCTCGACCGGGACAGCTACAACTCGGGTGACCACTTCAACCGGGTGGACTGGACGGGCCAGGAGAGCACCTTCGGCTCGGGCCTGCCGCCCGAGGAGAAGAACGGCGACAAGTGGGACTACATGCGCCCGCTGCTCGCCGACCCGGCGCTCAAGCCCGGACCGGACGACATGGCCGCGGCGCACGCCGCCGCGACCGAGCTGCTGGCGCTGCGGTACTCGACGCCGCTGTTCCGCCTCGGCGAGGCCAGCCTCATCACCGAGAAGGTCACCTTCCCCGGGTCGGGAGCCGACGCGACCCCCGGCGTGATCGTCATGCACGTCGACGACACCGTGGGCGAGGACGTCGACCCCGCGCTCGACGGGATGCTCGTCGTCTTCAACGCGAGCCCGGACGCCGTCACCGAGACGCTCGACGGACTCGTCGGACGTGACCTCGCGCTCTCGACCGTCCAGGCCGAGGGAGCCGACGCCGTGGTCCGCGAGACCGCGTGGGACGCGGCCTCCGGGCAGGTCACCGTGCCGGCGCGCACGGTCGCGGTCCTCACCGAGGCGCAGGTCGGCGGCCCGACCGAGCCCACGGAGCCTCCGACGGAGGAGCCGACGGTGCCGCCCACGGAGGAGCCGACGGTGTCGCCGACGGACGAGCCGACGGAGCAGCCGACCGACGGTGCGGGTGACGCCGTCGTCACGCTCTCGGCCGGGACCGTCCGGGCAGGGGAGAACCTCACCGTCGACGCCTCCGGCTTCGCGCCGGGGGAGACCGTCCAGGTGTGGCTCAACTCCGAGCCGCAGCTGCTCGTCGCCCGGGCAGCCGGTGACGACGGTGCGCTCTCGGTCCAGGTGACCGTGCCGCTGAGCACGGCGCCCGGTGACCACACGGTGCGAGCCGTCGGGCTCGCGTCGGGGATCGACGGGTCCGCGGCGCTCACCGTGCTCGCGGCTGACGGCAGCGGTGCTGACGGTGACGGCGCGTCTGGTCCCGTGGGCCAGCTGAGCCTCACGGGAGCCGCGCCGCTCCTGGCCGCGGCCCTGGCGCTGCTGCTGCTGGCGGCGGGGGTGGCCACGGTCGTCGCGCGTCGCCGCCGGGACGGCGTCGGCTAG
- a CDS encoding malate dehydrogenase — translation MSPTPVNVTVTGAAGQIGYALLFRIASGQLLGPDVPVRLRLLEIPQGVKAAEGTAMELEDCAFPLLAGIDIFDNPTDGFAGTNIGLLVGARPRTKGMERGDLLEANGGIFGPQGAAINAGAADDVRILVVGNPANTNALIAASHAPDVPSDRFTAMTRLDHNRALSQAATKAGVPVSQVRRLTIWGNHSATQYPDLFHAEIDGAPATALTDDSTWLTDDFIPTVATRGAAIIEARGASSAASAANAAVDHVRDWVHGTPKGDWTSAGIVSDGSYGVPEGLVSSFPVVSRDGRWEIVQGLEVGDFSRERIDASVKELVEERDAVRSLGLI, via the coding sequence ATGAGCCCCACCCCTGTGAACGTCACCGTGACAGGAGCCGCCGGACAGATCGGCTACGCCCTCCTGTTCCGCATCGCCTCTGGCCAGCTCCTCGGGCCCGACGTGCCCGTGCGGCTGCGCCTGCTCGAGATCCCGCAGGGGGTCAAGGCCGCCGAGGGCACCGCGATGGAGCTCGAGGACTGCGCCTTCCCGCTGCTCGCCGGGATCGACATCTTCGACAACCCGACCGACGGCTTCGCCGGCACCAACATCGGGCTGCTCGTCGGCGCGCGCCCGCGGACCAAGGGCATGGAGCGCGGTGACCTGCTCGAGGCCAACGGCGGGATCTTCGGCCCGCAGGGCGCGGCCATCAACGCCGGTGCAGCCGACGACGTGCGCATCCTGGTGGTCGGCAACCCGGCGAACACCAACGCCCTCATCGCCGCCTCGCACGCCCCGGACGTCCCGTCCGACCGGTTCACCGCCATGACGCGGCTCGACCACAACCGTGCGCTCAGCCAGGCGGCGACCAAGGCCGGTGTGCCGGTCTCGCAGGTCCGCCGCCTGACCATCTGGGGCAACCACTCGGCCACCCAGTACCCCGACCTCTTCCACGCCGAGATCGACGGGGCGCCCGCGACGGCTCTCACCGACGACTCGACCTGGTTGACGGACGACTTCATCCCCACCGTCGCGACGCGGGGCGCTGCCATCATCGAGGCGCGCGGGGCCTCGTCGGCGGCGTCGGCGGCCAACGCGGCCGTCGACCACGTGCGCGACTGGGTCCACGGCACCCCGAAGGGCGACTGGACGTCCGCGGGCATCGTGTCCGACGGCTCCTACGGCGTCCCCGAGGGGCTCGTGTCGTCCTTCCCGGTGGTCTCTCGCGACGGCCGCTGGGAGATCGTCCAGGGTCTCGAGGTCGGTGACTTCTCGCGCGAGCGCATCGACGCCTCGGTCAAGGAGCTCGTCGAGGAGCGCGACGCGGTGCGCAGCCTCGGGCTGATCTAG